One Pseudomonas fluorescens genomic region harbors:
- the argA gene encoding amino-acid N-acetyltransferase, with the protein MPEYVNWLRHASPYINAHRDCTFVVMLPGDGVEHPNFGNIVHDLVLLHSLGVRLVLVHGSRPQIETRLAARGLTPHYHHGMRITDAATLECVIDAVGQLRIAIEARLSMDMASSPMQGSRLRVASGNLVTARPIGVLEGVDYHHTGEVRRVDRKGINRLLDERSIVLLSPLGYSPTGEIFNLACEDVATRAAIDLSADKLLLFGADLGLIDENGKLVRELRPQQVPAHLQRLGSNYQAELLDAAAEACRGGVARSHIVSYAEDGALLTELFTRDGGGTLVAQEQFELVREAAIEDVGGLLDLISPLEEQGILVRRSREVLEREIEQFSVVEREGMIIACAALYQIADSDAGELACLAVNPEYRHGGRGDELLERIETRARAQGLKTLFVLTTRTAHWFRERGFEPSSVERLPAARASLYNYQRNSKIFEKTL; encoded by the coding sequence ATGCCCGAATACGTCAATTGGCTTCGCCACGCGTCCCCGTACATCAATGCCCACCGCGATTGCACCTTCGTCGTCATGCTGCCCGGCGACGGCGTGGAACATCCGAACTTCGGCAACATCGTTCACGACCTGGTCTTGCTGCACAGCCTCGGCGTGCGTCTGGTGCTGGTGCACGGTTCGCGCCCGCAGATCGAAACCCGCCTCGCCGCCCGTGGCCTGACCCCGCATTACCATCACGGCATGCGCATCACCGATGCGGCAACGCTGGAATGCGTGATCGACGCGGTTGGCCAGCTACGTATTGCTATCGAAGCACGGCTGTCGATGGACATGGCTTCCTCACCGATGCAGGGCTCGCGCTTGCGTGTGGCCAGCGGCAACCTGGTGACCGCACGGCCGATCGGTGTGCTCGAAGGCGTCGACTATCACCACACCGGTGAAGTACGGCGGGTCGACCGCAAGGGTATCAATCGCCTGCTCGATGAACGTTCGATCGTGCTGCTGTCGCCGCTGGGCTATTCGCCGACCGGTGAAATCTTCAACCTCGCCTGCGAAGACGTCGCCACCCGCGCCGCCATCGACCTGAGCGCCGACAAATTGCTGTTGTTTGGCGCTGACCTCGGTCTGATCGACGAAAACGGCAAACTGGTGCGTGAGCTGCGTCCGCAACAAGTCCCGGCGCATTTGCAGCGTCTGGGCAGCAACTATCAGGCAGAACTGCTGGATGCCGCCGCCGAGGCTTGCCGTGGCGGGGTCGCGCGCAGTCATATCGTCAGTTACGCCGAAGACGGCGCGCTGCTGACCGAACTGTTCACCCGCGACGGTGGCGGTACGCTGGTCGCGCAAGAGCAATTCGAGTTGGTGCGCGAGGCGGCGATTGAAGACGTCGGTGGTCTGCTTGATTTGATCAGCCCGCTGGAGGAGCAAGGGATTCTGGTGCGCCGGTCGCGCGAGGTGCTGGAGCGCGAAATCGAGCAGTTCAGCGTGGTCGAGCGTGAAGGCATGATCATCGCCTGTGCGGCGCTGTACCAGATTGCTGATTCCGATGCCGGCGAGCTGGCGTGTCTGGCGGTGAATCCGGAGTACCGCCATGGCGGCCGTGGCGATGAGTTGCTTGAGCGCATCGAAACACGTGCCCGGGCGCAAGGTTTGAAGACATTGTTCGTCCTCACCACGCGCACTGCGCACTGGTTCCGTGAACGTGGGTTCGAGCCGAGCAGCGTCGAACGCCTGCCAGCGGCGCGGGCATCGCTTTACAACTATCAGCGCAACTCGAAGATTTTCGAAAAAACCTTGTAG
- a CDS encoding Lrp/AsnC family transcriptional regulator gives MHSELDSYDRRILALLQEDASLSSAQIAEQVGLSQSPCWRRIQRMKEEGIIRGQVTLLDRKKIGLNTQIFAEIKLNAHGRSNFTEFTEAIRGFPEVLECYVLMGAVDFLLRIVAADIEAYERFFFEKLSLVPGIQEVNSIVALSEIKSTTSLPVLR, from the coding sequence ATGCACAGCGAGCTGGACAGCTACGACCGCAGGATTCTCGCCCTGCTGCAAGAGGACGCTTCGCTGTCCAGCGCGCAGATCGCCGAGCAGGTTGGCCTGTCGCAATCGCCGTGCTGGCGGCGGATTCAGCGGATGAAGGAGGAAGGGATCATTCGCGGGCAGGTGACCTTGCTTGATCGCAAGAAGATCGGCCTGAACACGCAGATTTTTGCCGAGATCAAACTCAACGCGCATGGGCGTTCGAACTTCACCGAATTCACCGAAGCGATTCGCGGGTTTCCGGAAGTGCTGGAGTGTTATGTGCTGATGGGGGCGGTGGATTTTCTGTTGCGCATCGTTGCGGCAGACATCGAGGCGTATGAGCGATTCTTCTTCGAGAAGCTGTCGCTGGTGCCGGGGATTCAGGAAGTGAACTCGATCGTGGCGCTGTCGGAAATCAAGTCCACCACGAGTTTACCTGTATTGCGGTAA
- the tauA gene encoding taurine ABC transporter substrate-binding protein, which yields MMAKRALSSQFVTVCVSAIFSFSAHAANLTIGYQTGIDPSKVPQADGVYEKTIGEKIDWRRFNSGPEVVTAIASGDVQIGNLGSSPLAAAASRNLPIVAFIVSAQINAAEALVVRNGSGIDKPQDLIGKTIATPFVSTSHYSLLGALKHWGLDASKVKVVNLQPAEIAAAWKRGDIDGAFVWSPALGEIRKTGKTLTDAAQVGQWGAPTFEVWVARKDFAEKHPEVVARFAKVTLDSFADYAAHKDSWTADSVPVQKIAKLTGANAADVPELLAGSAFPDAKAQQTTALLDGGTAKAIAETAKFLKEQGKVETVLPDYSPYVSAKFIAE from the coding sequence ATGATGGCCAAACGCGCACTATCCAGTCAATTTGTTACAGTTTGTGTGTCGGCGATTTTTTCTTTCTCGGCCCACGCGGCCAATCTCACCATCGGCTACCAAACCGGCATCGACCCGAGCAAAGTCCCCCAGGCCGATGGTGTTTATGAAAAAACCATTGGCGAAAAAATAGACTGGCGTCGGTTCAATAGCGGTCCGGAAGTTGTGACAGCCATTGCCTCTGGCGACGTGCAGATCGGCAACCTCGGCTCGAGTCCGCTGGCAGCAGCGGCCTCACGCAATCTGCCGATCGTGGCGTTCATCGTTTCGGCGCAGATCAATGCGGCTGAAGCGTTGGTCGTGCGCAATGGCAGCGGCATCGACAAGCCGCAGGATCTGATCGGCAAGACCATCGCCACGCCATTCGTTTCCACTTCCCATTACAGCCTGCTCGGCGCGCTCAAACATTGGGGCCTGGATGCTTCGAAGGTCAAAGTGGTGAACCTGCAACCGGCGGAAATCGCCGCAGCCTGGAAGCGCGGCGATATCGACGGAGCCTTCGTCTGGTCGCCAGCGCTGGGTGAGATTCGCAAAACCGGCAAGACCCTGACCGATGCGGCGCAAGTGGGCCAGTGGGGCGCGCCGACCTTCGAAGTATGGGTTGCGCGCAAGGACTTTGCTGAAAAGCACCCGGAGGTCGTGGCCAGGTTTGCCAAGGTCACCTTGGATTCATTTGCCGATTACGCGGCACACAAAGACAGCTGGACGGCTGACTCGGTGCCTGTACAAAAAATCGCCAAACTGACCGGTGCCAATGCGGCGGACGTACCGGAACTGCTGGCTGGTTCGGCATTCCCGGATGCCAAGGCGCAGCAGACCACAGCGCTGCTGGATGGCGGCACCGCGAAAGCTATCGCCGAAACCGCGAAATTCCTCAAGGAACAGGGCAAGGTAGAGACGGTGCTGCCGGACTACTCGCCGTACGTCAGCGCGAAGTTCATCGCGGAATAA
- a CDS encoding DUF2388 domain-containing protein, which yields MMRLKLAVATLALLSLPVGSAMADSFWRNVISSGATTGSTYLTFKDHKLIIAAQDDAGSFVASDGGIRGPYLEAAMQKVRADNPGLQATDMELANAILAKNAVASE from the coding sequence ATCATGCGTCTCAAACTTGCTGTCGCCACCTTGGCCCTGTTGTCCCTTCCCGTTGGTTCGGCCATGGCGGACAGCTTTTGGCGTAACGTCATTTCGTCCGGTGCCACCACCGGCTCGACCTATCTGACCTTCAAGGATCACAAGCTGATCATCGCTGCACAGGACGATGCCGGCAGCTTCGTTGCGAGCGACGGCGGCATCCGCGGCCCGTATCTGGAAGCCGCCATGCAGAAAGTCCGCGCCGATAATCCGGGTTTGCAGGCGACAGACATGGAACTGGCGAATGCGATTCTGGCGAAGAACGCCGTGGCTTCCGAGTAA
- a CDS encoding OprD family porin, translated as MNKSTLALAVAVGVLAQQAGAAGFIEDSKATLGLRNFYINTDNRNGTNEPSRNEEWGQGFDLRFISGYTQGTVGFGIDAIGLLGVRLDSGGGTNGNVNANGTPGSAYGGTVFPSESNGQAVDNFSSLGLTAKAKISQTELKLGTLQPKLPVIVTNDGRLLPQTWQGGQITSGEIKDLTLIGGQIEHAKGRNSSNNEQLSIGGAAARTVNSNKFIYAGGDYKITKDLTAQYYYGNLEDFYKQHFLGLVHNWAIGPGVLKSDFRYFNSSDDGANGDTPAYFSSGSYAGFANGRGKVDNNLYSGLFLYTVAGHTFGGGYQVSNGSSDFPWLNQGDGSSNYTITDMQIQKFGRAGERTWQARYSYDFAKVGVPGLTAGMVYLRGDNVDTYSGRVQTSNGASEWERDLTVAYVIPEGPLKNVGFMWKNASWRTDIAGQRDQDENRLIVSYSIPLL; from the coding sequence ATGAACAAGTCCACCTTGGCCCTGGCTGTGGCCGTAGGGGTTTTGGCGCAGCAGGCAGGCGCCGCCGGTTTCATCGAAGACAGCAAGGCTACTCTGGGGCTGCGTAACTTCTACATCAACACTGACAACCGTAACGGCACTAACGAACCAAGCCGCAACGAAGAGTGGGGCCAAGGCTTCGATCTGCGTTTCATTTCCGGTTACACCCAGGGCACCGTCGGTTTTGGTATCGACGCCATTGGCCTGCTGGGCGTGCGTCTGGATTCGGGTGGCGGGACCAACGGCAACGTCAACGCGAACGGCACCCCTGGTAGCGCCTACGGCGGCACCGTTTTCCCAAGCGAATCCAATGGCCAAGCGGTTGATAACTTCTCCAGCCTGGGCCTGACTGCCAAAGCCAAGATCTCCCAGACTGAACTGAAATTGGGCACCTTGCAGCCAAAGCTGCCGGTTATTGTGACCAACGACGGTCGTTTGCTGCCACAAACCTGGCAGGGTGGCCAGATCACCTCTGGCGAAATCAAGGACCTGACCCTGATCGGCGGTCAGATCGAACACGCTAAAGGTCGTAACTCGAGCAACAATGAACAGCTGTCCATCGGCGGCGCAGCAGCGCGCACCGTTAACAGCAACAAGTTCATCTACGCCGGTGGTGACTACAAAATCACCAAAGACCTGACTGCCCAGTACTACTACGGCAATCTGGAAGATTTCTACAAGCAACACTTCCTGGGTCTGGTGCACAACTGGGCTATCGGTCCGGGCGTGCTGAAGTCTGACTTCCGTTACTTCAACAGCTCCGACGACGGCGCCAACGGCGACACTCCTGCTTACTTCAGCAGCGGTAGCTACGCCGGTTTCGCCAACGGTCGCGGTAAAGTCGACAACAACCTGTACAGCGGCCTGTTCCTGTACACCGTTGCCGGTCACACCTTTGGTGGTGGTTATCAGGTCAGCAACGGCAGCAGCGACTTCCCTTGGCTGAACCAGGGCGACGGTTCGTCGAACTACACCATCACCGACATGCAAATCCAGAAGTTCGGCCGTGCCGGCGAGCGCACCTGGCAAGCACGCTACTCGTATGACTTCGCCAAGGTTGGCGTGCCTGGTCTGACCGCTGGCATGGTTTACCTGCGTGGCGATAACGTCGATACCTACAGCGGTCGCGTGCAAACCTCCAACGGCGCTTCCGAATGGGAACGCGATTTGACCGTTGCGTACGTGATCCCGGAAGGCCCGTTGAAGAACGTAGGCTTCATGTGGAAAAACGCTTCGTGGCGCACCGACATCGCTGGTCAACGCGACCAAGACGAAAACCGCCTGATCGTCAGCTACTCGATCCCGCTGCTGTAA
- a CDS encoding GspE/PulE family protein gives MSVQLATQDRWLELNDVLRELVAQGFICQDAAEQALNARRRHAGHGQMHPLEFIASQQLDDLSRPGKHLDLESLTLWLAQQAGQPYLRIDPLKINVAAITPLMSYAFAQRHKILAVAVDRDSVTVASAQPYVTGWEADLTHVLKLPVKRVVANPADIQRFSVEFFRLAKSVSGASNADPQSANLGNFEQLLNLGASDQEPDANDAHIVNIVDWLFQYAFQQRASDIHIEPRREQGTVRFRIDGVLHNVYQFPPQVTMAIVSRLKSLGRMNVAEKRKPQDGRVKTKTPDGGEVELRLSTLPTAFGEKMVMRIFDPEVLLKDFDQLGFSADDLRRWQDMTRQPNGIILVTGPTGSGKTTTLYTTLKKLATPEVNLCTIEDPIEMVEPAFNQMQVQHNIELSFAAGVRALMRQDPDIIMIGEIRDLETAEMAIQAALTGHLVLSTLHTNDAPSAISRLLELGVPHYLIKATVLGVMAQRLVRTLCPHCKAPQALEEQDWQALTRPWQAPLPGNAQRAIGCVECRDTGYRGRAGVYEIMQLSDNLKACITPDTDLTAIRRQAFKEGMRSLRLSGAQKVAAGLTTVEEVLRVTPQSELK, from the coding sequence ATGTCCGTTCAACTCGCCACTCAGGACCGCTGGCTGGAACTCAATGATGTTTTGCGTGAACTGGTCGCCCAAGGCTTCATATGCCAGGACGCGGCGGAGCAGGCGCTCAATGCCCGCCGTCGTCATGCCGGCCATGGCCAGATGCATCCACTGGAATTCATCGCCAGCCAACAACTCGATGACCTCAGCCGTCCGGGCAAACACCTCGATCTGGAAAGCCTGACCCTGTGGCTTGCACAGCAGGCCGGTCAGCCGTACCTGCGCATCGACCCGCTGAAAATCAACGTCGCCGCGATCACCCCGCTGATGTCTTACGCTTTTGCTCAGCGACACAAGATTCTCGCGGTTGCCGTGGATCGCGATTCGGTAACAGTCGCCAGCGCCCAGCCCTACGTCACTGGCTGGGAGGCCGATCTGACCCATGTGTTGAAGCTGCCGGTCAAACGGGTGGTGGCCAACCCGGCGGACATCCAGCGCTTCAGCGTCGAATTCTTCCGCTTGGCCAAATCGGTGAGCGGCGCCAGCAATGCCGACCCGCAAAGCGCCAACCTTGGCAACTTTGAACAATTGCTCAACCTCGGCGCCAGCGATCAGGAGCCGGACGCCAACGACGCGCACATCGTCAATATCGTCGACTGGCTGTTCCAGTACGCTTTCCAGCAGCGCGCCAGTGATATCCACATCGAACCCCGGCGCGAGCAAGGCACGGTGCGGTTTCGCATCGACGGCGTGCTGCACAACGTCTACCAGTTCCCGCCGCAGGTGACCATGGCGATTGTCAGTCGCCTGAAGAGCCTGGGCCGAATGAACGTTGCCGAAAAGCGCAAACCGCAGGACGGCCGGGTCAAGACCAAGACCCCGGACGGCGGCGAGGTCGAGTTGCGCCTGTCGACATTGCCCACTGCGTTCGGCGAGAAAATGGTCATGCGGATCTTCGATCCGGAAGTGCTGCTCAAGGATTTCGATCAATTGGGATTCAGTGCCGACGACCTGCGTCGCTGGCAGGACATGACCCGTCAACCCAACGGCATCATTCTGGTCACCGGGCCGACCGGATCGGGCAAGACCACTACGCTGTACACCACGCTGAAGAAGCTGGCGACGCCGGAGGTCAACCTCTGCACCATCGAAGACCCGATCGAAATGGTCGAGCCGGCGTTCAATCAGATGCAGGTGCAGCACAACATCGAGCTCAGTTTCGCCGCTGGCGTGCGGGCGCTGATGCGACAGGATCCGGACATCATCATGATCGGCGAGATCCGTGACCTCGAGACCGCCGAGATGGCGATTCAGGCGGCACTCACCGGCCACTTGGTGCTGTCCACATTGCACACCAACGACGCACCCAGCGCGATCAGTCGATTGCTTGAACTCGGCGTGCCGCATTATCTGATCAAAGCCACGGTTCTCGGGGTCATGGCGCAACGTCTGGTGCGCACCCTGTGTCCGCATTGCAAGGCGCCGCAAGCGCTGGAGGAGCAAGACTGGCAAGCCTTGACCCGGCCGTGGCAGGCACCGCTGCCGGGTAACGCACAACGGGCCATCGGCTGCGTCGAATGCCGCGATACCGGTTATCGCGGTCGCGCCGGGGTTTACGAAATCATGCAACTGAGCGACAACCTCAAGGCATGCATTACTCCGGACACTGATCTGACGGCAATACGCCGCCAGGCATTCAAGGAAGGCATGCGCAGCCTGCGTTTGTCCGGCGCGCAAAAAGTCGCGGCCGGATTGACCACGGTCGAGGAGGTTTTGCGGGTGACGCCGCAGAGTGAACTGAAATAG
- a CDS encoding inorganic triphosphatase, whose translation MQKETEIKLRVSRETLAALREHPLLKKRNKSGWERRELMNQYFDTPERDLAQAKVALRLRKDGDEVIQTLKTRGQSVAGLSERNEYDWKLPKAKLDVKKLDGECWPESLAELDKKTLKPIFTTDFIRERAEIAWGRGKTKVVIEAALDLGHVVVGKQKEEICELELELREGEPAALLELAAELAETLALMPCDISKAERGYRLHDANSYSLSLPAPELTPETQLDDAFAALSWHLLGSSQRLAEQYRFNGHWRLLLDWVENLAEMRALLSSLGQAAPRQSTHDLRVALDALLEDWRPLVQAGIEDEDVRKAAPEQFLEELEDPRWGLFSLSTSRWLLARTWTNDRNVRGNRQGGAQLHSWLPRTLGEEATALQLQRYQQQPEDLAEQLPRIERIQVWLHHARNVLEIPEMDRLYGELNKLAQLANEPTITDELLDARKQQAIAVYQNRAWKMLLRM comes from the coding sequence ATGCAGAAAGAAACCGAAATCAAACTCCGCGTCAGCCGCGAAACCCTCGCCGCGCTGCGCGAGCACCCGCTCCTGAAGAAACGCAACAAAAGTGGCTGGGAACGCCGTGAGTTGATGAACCAGTACTTCGATACCCCGGAGCGCGATCTGGCCCAGGCCAAGGTTGCCCTGCGCCTGCGCAAGGATGGCGACGAGGTCATCCAGACCCTGAAGACACGCGGCCAAAGCGTCGCCGGTCTGTCCGAGCGTAACGAGTACGACTGGAAACTGCCGAAAGCTAAGCTCGATGTGAAGAAACTCGACGGCGAATGCTGGCCCGAATCACTGGCCGAGCTGGACAAGAAAACCCTCAAGCCGATCTTCACCACCGATTTCATCCGCGAGCGCGCCGAAATCGCCTGGGGCCGTGGCAAAACCAAAGTGGTCATCGAAGCCGCGCTGGACCTCGGTCACGTGGTGGTCGGCAAGCAGAAAGAAGAAATCTGCGAGCTGGAACTCGAATTGCGCGAAGGCGAGCCTGCCGCGCTGCTGGAACTGGCTGCCGAACTGGCTGAAACCCTCGCCTTGATGCCATGCGACATCAGCAAGGCTGAGCGCGGCTATCGTCTGCACGACGCTAACAGCTACTCGCTGAGCCTGCCGGCACCGGAACTGACCCCGGAAACCCAACTCGACGACGCGTTCGCCGCGCTGAGCTGGCACTTGCTCGGCAGCAGCCAGCGTCTGGCTGAACAGTATCGTTTTAACGGCCACTGGCGCCTGCTGCTCGACTGGGTCGAGAACCTCGCGGAGATGCGTGCCCTGCTCAGCAGCCTCGGCCAGGCTGCGCCACGTCAGTCGACTCACGACCTGCGCGTTGCGCTGGATGCATTGCTGGAAGACTGGCGCCCACTGGTTCAGGCCGGTATCGAAGACGAAGACGTGCGCAAAGCCGCGCCGGAGCAGTTCCTTGAAGAACTCGAAGACCCACGCTGGGGCCTGTTCTCGTTGAGCACTTCGCGTTGGTTGCTGGCCCGCACTTGGACCAACGACCGTAACGTGCGTGGCAACCGTCAGGGTGGCGCGCAACTGCACAGCTGGCTGCCGCGCACCTTGGGCGAAGAAGCGACGGCTCTGCAATTGCAGCGTTATCAGCAGCAGCCAGAAGATCTGGCAGAGCAACTGCCGCGTATCGAGCGCATTCAGGTCTGGCTGCACCACGCGCGCAACGTGCTGGAGATCCCGGAAATGGACCGCTTGTACGGCGAGCTGAACAAGCTGGCGCAACTGGCCAACGAGCCGACGATCACTGACGAACTGCTCGATGCGCGCAAGCAGCAAGCGATTGCGGTTTACCAGAATCGCGCGTGGAAAATGCTTTTGCGCATGTAA
- the ssuE gene encoding NADPH-dependent FMN reductase, with translation MLVVSLGGSPSLRSRSGVLLQRSQHWLQAQGVEVVSYQVRDFPAEDLLHARFDSPKVLDLLQQIENADGLLIATPVYKASFSGALKTLLDLLPERALNHKVVLPMATGGSIAHMLVVDYALKPVLSALKAQEMLQGIFAEDSQIAYGEGSAAAQLAPALEQRLHEALDQFIGAMARRPKPLEPGLLNERLLSARWSI, from the coding sequence ATGCTGGTCGTCTCACTCGGTGGCAGTCCCAGCCTGCGCTCCCGTTCAGGGGTGCTGCTGCAACGCTCGCAACACTGGTTGCAGGCGCAAGGGGTGGAAGTGGTGAGTTATCAGGTGCGGGACTTCCCGGCCGAAGATTTGCTCCACGCCCGCTTCGACAGCCCGAAGGTCCTCGACCTGCTGCAACAGATCGAAAACGCTGACGGCCTGCTGATCGCAACACCGGTGTACAAGGCTTCGTTCTCCGGTGCGCTGAAGACCCTGCTCGACCTGCTGCCCGAGCGCGCCTTGAATCACAAAGTTGTCTTGCCAATGGCCACCGGCGGGAGCATCGCGCACATGCTGGTCGTCGACTACGCGCTCAAACCAGTGCTGTCGGCGTTGAAAGCTCAGGAAATGCTCCAGGGCATTTTTGCCGAAGACAGTCAGATCGCCTACGGCGAAGGCAGTGCCGCCGCGCAATTGGCGCCCGCGCTGGAGCAGCGTCTGCACGAGGCGCTCGACCAGTTCATCGGCGCCATGGCGCGCCGGCCGAAACCGCT
- a CDS encoding peroxiredoxin: MSLRLGDIAPDFEQDSSAGKIRFHEWLGDSWGVLFSHPADFTPVCTTELGFTAKLKDEFAQRGVKAIALSVDPVDSHHKWIEDINETQNTIVNFPILADADRKVSDLYDLIHPNANDTLTVRSLFVIDPNKKIRLTITYPASTGRNFHEILRVIDSLQLTDNYKVATPANWQDGEDVVIVPSLKDEDEIKQRFPKGYRAVKPYLRLTPQPNR; encoded by the coding sequence ATGAGCCTCAGACTCGGCGACATCGCCCCCGATTTCGAACAGGATTCCAGCGCCGGCAAGATTCGTTTTCACGAGTGGCTGGGTGATAGCTGGGGCGTGCTGTTCTCCCATCCGGCGGATTTCACTCCAGTGTGCACCACCGAGCTGGGTTTCACCGCCAAGCTCAAGGACGAGTTTGCGCAGCGCGGCGTCAAGGCGATCGCGCTGTCGGTTGACCCGGTGGACTCGCACCACAAGTGGATCGAAGACATCAATGAAACTCAGAACACCATCGTCAACTTCCCGATCCTGGCCGATGCCGATCGCAAGGTGTCGGATCTCTACGATCTGATCCACCCGAACGCCAACGACACGCTGACCGTGCGCTCACTGTTCGTGATCGATCCGAACAAGAAAATCCGTCTGACCATCACTTATCCGGCCAGCACTGGGCGCAATTTCCACGAAATTCTGCGGGTGATCGATTCGCTGCAGCTCACTGACAACTACAAGGTGGCCACCCCAGCCAACTGGCAGGACGGTGAAGACGTGGTGATCGTGCCGTCGCTCAAGGATGAGGACGAAATCAAGCAGCGCTTCCCCAAAGGCTATCGCGCGGTGAAGCCGTACCTGCGCCTGACGCCACAGCCGAATCGTTAG
- the argE gene encoding acetylornithine deacetylase, producing the protein MPLPSMQDQFAALIAAPSVSCTQPNLDQTNRAVIDLLAGWLGDLGFSCDIQQVSPGKFNLLASFGSGPGGLVLAGHSDTVPYDDALWQTDPLKLTEIDGRWVGLGSCDMKGFFALIIEAVQPLLDQPFKQPLLILATCDEESSMSGARALAEAGQPLGRAAVIGEPTGLKPIRMHKGIMMERIDILGQSGHSSDPRLGHSALEAMHDAIGELRGLRLLWQREFSNPQFSVPQPTMNFGCIHGGDNPNPICGQCSLEFDLRPLPGMDPNILRAEILRKLNPVAERHQVKIDYRPLFPEVPPFEQDADAELVRVAEKLTGHRAEAVAFGTEAPYLQRLGCETIVLGPGDIACAHQPGEYLEMSRLQPTVHLLRQLIEYYCLKN; encoded by the coding sequence ATGCCTTTGCCGTCCATGCAAGACCAGTTCGCTGCGCTGATTGCCGCGCCGTCGGTCAGCTGTACCCAACCGAACCTCGATCAAACCAACCGAGCGGTCATCGATCTGCTCGCCGGCTGGCTGGGTGATCTGGGTTTCAGCTGCGACATCCAGCAGGTCAGCCCGGGCAAATTCAACCTGCTCGCCAGTTTCGGCAGCGGCCCCGGCGGCCTGGTACTGGCCGGACACAGCGACACGGTGCCCTACGACGACGCGTTGTGGCAGACCGACCCGCTGAAACTCACCGAAATCGATGGCCGCTGGGTCGGGCTGGGCAGTTGCGACATGAAAGGCTTCTTCGCCCTGATCATCGAAGCCGTGCAGCCACTGCTCGATCAGCCATTCAAACAACCGCTGTTGATCCTTGCCACTTGCGACGAAGAAAGCTCGATGTCCGGCGCTCGCGCTCTGGCGGAGGCCGGGCAGCCGCTGGGCCGCGCGGCGGTGATTGGCGAGCCGACCGGGCTCAAGCCGATCCGCATGCACAAAGGCATCATGATGGAACGCATCGATATCCTCGGGCAGAGCGGTCATTCGTCGGATCCGCGCCTGGGGCACAGCGCCCTCGAAGCGATGCACGATGCTATCGGTGAACTGCGCGGTTTGCGCCTTTTGTGGCAACGTGAATTCAGCAACCCGCAATTCAGCGTGCCGCAACCGACGATGAATTTCGGTTGTATCCATGGCGGCGACAACCCCAATCCCATCTGCGGCCAATGTTCCCTGGAATTCGACTTGCGTCCGCTGCCGGGCATGGACCCGAACATCCTGCGGGCCGAGATTCTGCGCAAGCTCAATCCGGTTGCCGAACGTCACCAGGTGAAGATCGATTACCGGCCGCTGTTCCCGGAAGTGCCGCCGTTCGAGCAGGATGCGGACGCGGAACTGGTGCGCGTGGCCGAAAAGCTCACCGGTCACCGCGCCGAAGCAGTAGCGTTCGGCACCGAAGCGCCTTATCTTCAGCGCCTCGGTTGCGAAACCATCGTGCTCGGCCCTGGCGACATCGCTTGCGCGCATCAGCCGGGCGAGTACCTTGAAATGTCACGTTTGCAGCCTACGGTGCATCTATTACGGCAGTTGATTGAATATTACTGCCTGAAGAACTGA